One window of the Actinomycetota bacterium genome contains the following:
- a CDS encoding XdhC family protein, with amino-acid sequence MKPEVLKLAAELSARGRPYVLATVVWRRAPSSGKEGATALITPDRTVRGWIGGACAEPTVVREALKAIDEGTPRLLFLGPPEELAAHTRDGVVSVPIACQSEGALEVYVEPVLPQPQLVAIGRSPAALALTRLARGLGWRTLAIDDGGSVSGHEADTVITSLDLDDVDDRSFVIVATQGHYDEGALERALATPAIYVGLVASARRADAVLGYLRDRGVAEDRLERVHAPAGLDLGHVSTDEIAVAILAEIVRLRAAGELDSPMVEASPPRHEEIDPVCGMTVDVADARYRTTHDGRTIYFCSASCLEAFEQDPTRFQEVGS; translated from the coding sequence GTGAAACCCGAGGTCCTGAAGCTCGCCGCAGAGCTCTCGGCACGGGGTCGTCCGTACGTGCTCGCCACCGTGGTGTGGCGCCGCGCGCCGTCGTCGGGCAAGGAGGGTGCCACGGCGCTGATCACGCCCGATCGCACGGTGCGCGGATGGATCGGCGGCGCGTGCGCCGAGCCGACGGTGGTGCGCGAGGCCCTGAAGGCGATCGACGAAGGCACCCCCCGATTGCTGTTCCTGGGTCCGCCCGAGGAGCTCGCCGCGCACACCCGCGACGGGGTCGTGAGCGTGCCGATCGCGTGTCAGAGCGAAGGTGCCCTGGAGGTCTACGTGGAACCCGTGCTGCCGCAACCCCAGCTCGTGGCGATCGGCAGGTCGCCCGCCGCCTTGGCCCTCACCAGGCTCGCCCGAGGCCTCGGCTGGCGGACGCTCGCGATCGACGACGGAGGCTCGGTGTCCGGCCACGAGGCGGACACGGTGATCACGTCGCTCGACCTCGACGACGTCGACGATCGCTCGTTCGTGATCGTCGCGACGCAGGGTCACTACGACGAGGGTGCCCTCGAACGCGCCCTCGCGACGCCGGCCATCTACGTGGGGCTCGTGGCGTCCGCCAGGCGCGCGGACGCGGTGCTCGGCTACCTGCGTGATCGAGGCGTCGCCGAGGACCGGCTCGAGCGCGTGCACGCCCCCGCCGGGCTCGATCTCGGCCACGTCTCGACCGACGAGATCGCGGTCGCGATCCTCGCCGAGATCGTGCGGTTGCGCGCGGCCGGTGAACTCGACTCACCGATGGTGGAGGCCTCACCGCCGCGTCACGAGGAGATCGACCCCGTCTGCGGCATGACCGTCGACGTCGCCGACGCCCGGTACCGCACGACCCACGACGGCCGCACCATCTACTTCTGCTCGGCGTCGTGCCTCGAGGCCTTCGAGCAGGATCCCACTCGCTTTCAGGAGGTCGGCTCCTGA
- a CDS encoding (2Fe-2S)-binding protein encodes MEVTITVNGTAHTLDIEPRELLVHVLREDLRLTGTHIGCDSTSCGACTVLYDGVPVKSCTLFGVQAEGVEITTVEGLLTAAGLDPMQAAFKEHHGLQCGYCTPGMMLVGKALIEQNPAPSDDDVRDAIGGNICRCTGYMNIVKAIQAAAAAQQQSAPTPAPANA; translated from the coding sequence ATGGAAGTCACGATCACCGTCAACGGCACCGCCCACACCCTCGACATCGAGCCACGTGAGCTGCTCGTGCACGTGTTGCGCGAGGATCTCCGCCTCACCGGCACGCACATCGGGTGCGACTCCACGAGCTGCGGCGCGTGCACCGTGCTCTACGACGGCGTGCCGGTGAAGTCGTGCACCTTGTTCGGCGTGCAGGCCGAGGGCGTCGAGATCACGACCGTCGAGGGCCTGCTGACCGCGGCGGGACTCGATCCGATGCAGGCCGCGTTCAAGGAGCACCACGGCCTGCAATGCGGCTACTGCACGCCGGGCATGATGCTCGTCGGCAAGGCCCTGATCGAGCAGAACCCGGCGCCGAGCGACGACGACGTTCGCGACGCGATCGGCGGCAACATCTGCCGGTGCACGGGCTACATGAACATCGTGAAGGCGATCCAGGCGGCAGCCGCGGCCCAACAGCAGTCTGCGCCGACTCCGGCGCCCGCGAACGCCTGA
- a CDS encoding aminoglycoside 6-adenylyltransferase, which translates to MGDVQWQRDRKVVLDRFVAACSGDDRIVAAFLAGSAARGDADERSDLDLCVVVPDDDFDEVVDDRERLIAQLGDALILEDFGNDGLVFAILTDGTDIELHFVREGELDQVRSGPHRVLVDDRGVLAGMTFPWPEFDRVTQVQELGNVVMWFWHDLSHFAAAIDRGHLWWAAGQLEALRSYCVRLARVEQGAEPMPDEPYWKLDAEMPTAPLDPIRSTFVPMERAALLDAARTLLAFFRSWAPAIARAHGLTYPDALDHLAGARLDDLDAPGTAPYP; encoded by the coding sequence ATGGGCGACGTCCAGTGGCAGCGCGATCGTAAGGTCGTCCTCGACCGTTTCGTGGCCGCCTGCTCCGGCGACGACCGGATCGTCGCGGCGTTCCTCGCAGGCTCGGCGGCCAGGGGTGACGCTGACGAGCGTTCGGACCTCGATCTGTGCGTGGTCGTACCCGACGACGACTTCGACGAGGTCGTCGACGACCGTGAACGCTTGATCGCGCAGCTCGGCGACGCCCTGATCCTCGAGGACTTCGGCAACGACGGGCTCGTGTTCGCGATCCTGACCGACGGCACCGACATCGAGCTGCACTTCGTTCGCGAGGGCGAGCTCGACCAAGTGCGATCGGGACCCCACCGGGTGCTCGTGGACGACCGCGGCGTGCTCGCCGGCATGACCTTCCCCTGGCCCGAGTTCGATCGCGTGACGCAGGTTCAGGAGCTCGGCAACGTCGTGATGTGGTTCTGGCACGATCTGTCGCACTTCGCGGCGGCGATCGATCGCGGTCATCTCTGGTGGGCCGCCGGCCAGCTGGAGGCACTCCGCTCCTACTGCGTGCGGCTGGCACGGGTCGAGCAGGGCGCCGAGCCCATGCCCGACGAGCCGTACTGGAAGCTCGATGCCGAGATGCCGACGGCGCCGCTCGACCCGATCCGCTCGACGTTCGTGCCGATGGAACGAGCCGCGCTGCTCGACGCCGCTCGTACGCTGCTGGCGTTCTTCCGCTCGTGGGCGCCCGCGATCGCGCGGGCCCATGGGCTCACGTATCCGGATGCGCTCGATCACCTCGCGGGCGCTCGCCTCGACGACCTCGACGCTCCGGGAACCGCCCCCTACCCTTGA
- a CDS encoding aerobic carbon-monoxide dehydrogenase large subunit, producing the protein MATETEEIRGIGHSVRRKEDDRFVRGRGNYVDDVQLPGMLHMAILRSPYAHAKLNSIDGSAAQAMPGVVAVVTGELMAQHNLAWMPTLSGDTQAVLVTDKVRFQGQEVAAVIADDPYVAKDALERIEVDYEPLGVVVTPQAAAADGAPLIRDEKDDQTDNHIYHWESGDEEATDRAFADADRVVKLDTFYPRSHPSPLETCGCVADVDPATGQATIYMTSQAPHAIRTVFALVAGLPEENIRIISPDLGGGFGNKVPVYPGYVVATAASLLLGHPVKWIEDRTENLISTGFARDFHMHGELALKDDGTMLGLRTSLLADEGAFHADAQPSKFKVGLFHIVTGSYDLPAAHVQADGYYTNKAPGGVAYRCSFRVTEASFLIERLVQNAAYELGMDPADIRKKNFIDKDQFPYESVTGFVYDSGDYHGAMDLALEKIDYAGLREEQKRERADGKLWGIGLASFTEVVGAGPHKDYDIIGLKMNDGAELRIHPTGKAILKISSITQGQGHETTFAQIVSEELGIQPEDIKVMHGDTDNTPYGLGTYASRSTPVSGAATAMVARRVGEKARKIAAHLLEVSEEDVEFHRPNYTVRGAPDRAVTIQDVAFAAYTNFPDGMEAGLEGNYYYDPPNLTFPFGTYAVAVEVDPETGEWQVKRMVAVDDCGVRINPMIVEGQIHGGLTEGFGIAAMQQITFDDDGNCIGSNFLDYLLPTAVETPKFELGETVTPSPHHPIGAKGVGESATVGSPAAYVNAVIDALQPLGVKNIDMPLTSAKVWDAIQAAQGGS; encoded by the coding sequence ATGGCCACCGAGACCGAAGAGATCCGCGGCATCGGCCACAGCGTCCGACGAAAGGAAGACGACCGTTTCGTGCGCGGTCGAGGCAACTACGTCGACGACGTGCAGCTGCCTGGCATGCTCCACATGGCGATCCTGCGGAGCCCGTACGCCCACGCGAAGCTGAACTCGATCGACGGATCAGCGGCCCAGGCGATGCCGGGTGTCGTCGCGGTCGTGACCGGCGAGCTGATGGCGCAGCACAACCTCGCGTGGATGCCGACGCTGTCGGGCGACACGCAGGCCGTGCTCGTCACCGACAAGGTGCGATTCCAGGGGCAAGAGGTCGCCGCCGTGATCGCCGACGACCCCTACGTCGCGAAGGACGCCCTCGAGAGGATCGAGGTCGATTACGAGCCGCTCGGCGTCGTCGTCACCCCGCAGGCCGCCGCCGCCGACGGCGCGCCGCTGATCCGTGACGAGAAGGACGACCAGACCGACAACCACATCTATCACTGGGAGTCCGGCGACGAAGAGGCGACCGATCGCGCGTTCGCCGACGCCGACAGGGTCGTGAAGCTCGACACGTTCTACCCGCGCTCACATCCGTCACCCCTCGAGACGTGCGGTTGCGTTGCCGACGTCGACCCCGCGACCGGGCAGGCGACGATCTACATGACGTCGCAGGCGCCGCACGCGATCCGCACGGTGTTCGCGCTCGTGGCGGGTCTGCCCGAGGAGAACATCCGCATCATCTCCCCCGACCTCGGTGGAGGCTTCGGCAACAAGGTGCCCGTCTACCCCGGCTACGTCGTGGCCACGGCTGCCTCGTTGCTGCTCGGACATCCCGTGAAGTGGATCGAGGATCGGACCGAGAACCTGATCTCGACCGGGTTCGCGCGCGACTTCCACATGCACGGCGAGCTCGCGCTGAAAGACGACGGCACGATGCTGGGCCTGCGGACGTCGCTGCTCGCCGACGAGGGCGCGTTCCATGCCGACGCCCAGCCGAGCAAGTTCAAGGTCGGTCTCTTCCACATCGTGACCGGCTCCTACGACCTGCCGGCCGCCCACGTCCAAGCCGACGGCTACTACACGAACAAGGCGCCCGGCGGTGTGGCCTACCGCTGCTCGTTCCGGGTGACCGAGGCTTCCTTCCTGATCGAGCGGCTCGTACAGAACGCCGCGTACGAGCTCGGCATGGATCCGGCCGACATCCGCAAGAAGAACTTCATCGACAAGGACCAGTTCCCCTACGAGTCGGTCACGGGGTTCGTCTACGACTCGGGCGACTACCACGGTGCGATGGACCTGGCGCTCGAGAAGATCGACTACGCCGGCTTGCGCGAGGAGCAGAAGCGTGAACGCGCCGACGGCAAGCTCTGGGGCATCGGGCTCGCTTCGTTCACCGAGGTCGTGGGCGCCGGTCCGCACAAGGACTACGACATCATCGGCCTCAAGATGAACGACGGCGCCGAGCTGCGGATCCACCCGACGGGGAAGGCGATCCTGAAGATCAGCTCGATCACGCAGGGCCAGGGACACGAGACCACGTTCGCCCAGATCGTGTCCGAGGAGCTCGGCATCCAGCCCGAGGACATCAAGGTGATGCACGGCGACACCGACAACACGCCGTACGGGCTCGGCACGTACGCCTCGCGCTCGACCCCGGTCTCTGGTGCGGCGACGGCGATGGTGGCTCGACGCGTCGGCGAGAAGGCGCGGAAGATCGCCGCGCACCTGCTCGAGGTCAGCGAGGAAGACGTGGAGTTCCACCGTCCGAACTACACGGTGAGGGGCGCGCCCGACCGGGCCGTCACGATCCAAGACGTCGCGTTCGCCGCGTATACGAACTTCCCCGACGGCATGGAGGCCGGGCTGGAAGGCAACTACTACTACGACCCGCCGAATCTGACGTTCCCGTTCGGGACGTACGCGGTCGCGGTCGAGGTCGACCCGGAGACCGGCGAGTGGCAGGTCAAGCGCATGGTCGCCGTCGACGACTGCGGCGTGCGCATCAACCCGATGATCGTCGAGGGCCAGATCCACGGCGGTCTGACCGAGGGCTTCGGCATCGCGGCGATGCAGCAGATCACGTTCGACGACGACGGCAACTGCATCGGGTCGAACTTCCTGGATTACCTGCTGCCGACCGCGGTCGAGACGCCGAAGTTCGAGCTGGGTGAGACCGTGACGCCCTCACCTCACCACCCGATCGGCGCGAAGGGCGTCGGGGAGTCGGCCACGGTCGGCTCCCCCGCCGCATACGTGAACGCGGTGATCGACGCGCTGCAGCCGCTCGGCGTGAAGAACATCGACATGCCGCTCACGAGCGCCAAGGTGTGGGACGCGATCCAGGCGGCGCAAGGGGGGTCGTGA
- a CDS encoding SRPBCC family protein, with amino-acid sequence MLIENEFTVATPVDDLWAYLLDVERIAPCMPGAELTETIDDRHWKGKVNVKFGPVALSFAGTVEMTERDDETHRAVLHAKGMEAKGKGAANATVTSWLEPAADAQTTVKMTADISLTGAAAQLSRGLLPEISKKLTQQFADCLEATINAEQAASVAPAAAPGAETGATTDATTPPAAAPAPAPVTAKHVGGIGLGLSAIWSVIKNFFRRLFGGGENET; translated from the coding sequence ATGCTGATCGAGAACGAGTTCACCGTCGCCACGCCCGTCGACGACCTTTGGGCATACCTGCTCGACGTCGAGCGCATCGCCCCGTGCATGCCCGGCGCCGAGCTCACCGAGACGATCGACGACCGCCATTGGAAGGGCAAGGTCAACGTGAAGTTCGGCCCGGTCGCGCTGTCGTTCGCCGGCACGGTCGAGATGACCGAGCGCGACGACGAGACCCACCGTGCGGTGCTGCACGCCAAGGGCATGGAGGCGAAAGGCAAGGGCGCCGCGAACGCGACCGTCACGTCGTGGCTCGAGCCGGCCGCCGACGCCCAGACCACCGTGAAGATGACGGCCGACATCTCGCTCACCGGCGCCGCGGCCCAGCTCTCGCGTGGTCTGCTGCCCGAGATCTCGAAGAAGCTGACCCAGCAGTTCGCCGACTGCCTCGAGGCCACGATCAACGCCGAGCAGGCTGCCTCGGTCGCCCCCGCAGCTGCCCCCGGCGCGGAGACCGGGGCGACGACCGACGCGACGACCCCGCCCGCGGCCGCCCCTGCGCCGGCTCCCGTCACTGCGAAGCACGTCGGCGGCATCGGACTCGGCCTCTCGGCGATCTGGTCTGTGATCAAGAACTTCTTCCGCCGGCTGTTCGGGGGCGGGGAGAACGAGACATGA
- a CDS encoding XdhC family protein, which yields MSEITDVLEAIESLSAKGERMALATIVAVRGSTYRRPGARLLVPEDGAPIGNISGGCLEGDVADMARIVMDEGTARLAGWDLTADDDAVWGLGLGCNGAIEVFIEPAEQAGEVAHALRAALEEEHPISVVTVLESEDEAVAPGARIVVRPHGEPEGTLGLPVVDAEAIVAARELLDAERSEIRTFEHGVRAFVEVLEPPLRLLVCGAGHDAIPLVRAARGIGWSPIVVDDRPGFLNEERFPEAAGFVRVEAPEHVGKTATIDRRTHVVVMTHNFLRDKEYLRSLLDSEAGYIGMLGPSARTNRLLMELADEGVEISDADRERIHGPAGLDLGAEGPEEIAQAIVAEIVAARHARKGGLLRERPGPIHDRPAPGTEAR from the coding sequence GTGAGCGAGATCACCGACGTCCTGGAGGCGATCGAGTCCCTGTCGGCCAAGGGAGAGCGGATGGCACTGGCCACGATCGTGGCTGTGCGCGGCTCGACCTACCGCCGCCCCGGCGCGCGCCTGCTCGTGCCCGAGGATGGCGCGCCGATCGGCAACATCAGCGGCGGGTGCCTCGAGGGAGACGTGGCCGACATGGCCCGCATCGTGATGGACGAGGGCACCGCCCGGCTCGCCGGCTGGGACCTCACGGCGGACGACGACGCGGTCTGGGGTCTCGGGCTGGGCTGCAACGGTGCGATCGAGGTGTTCATCGAGCCGGCCGAGCAGGCCGGTGAGGTCGCGCACGCGTTGCGCGCCGCGCTCGAGGAGGAACACCCGATCAGCGTCGTGACCGTGCTGGAGAGCGAGGACGAGGCGGTCGCGCCGGGCGCCCGCATCGTGGTGCGGCCACACGGTGAGCCCGAGGGCACGCTCGGACTCCCGGTCGTCGACGCCGAGGCGATCGTGGCGGCCCGTGAGCTGCTCGACGCCGAGCGCTCGGAGATCCGCACGTTCGAGCACGGTGTGCGGGCCTTCGTCGAAGTGCTCGAGCCGCCGCTCCGACTGCTCGTCTGCGGCGCCGGTCACGACGCGATCCCGCTCGTGCGAGCGGCGCGCGGCATCGGCTGGAGCCCGATCGTCGTCGACGACCGGCCCGGGTTCCTCAACGAGGAGCGGTTCCCCGAGGCGGCTGGGTTCGTGCGCGTCGAGGCGCCCGAGCACGTCGGCAAGACGGCCACGATCGACCGCCGCACCCACGTCGTCGTGATGACGCACAACTTCCTGCGTGACAAGGAGTACCTGCGGTCGTTGCTCGACTCCGAAGCCGGTTACATCGGCATGCTCGGGCCGTCGGCGCGCACCAACCGGCTGCTCATGGAGCTGGCCGACGAGGGAGTCGAGATCAGCGACGCAGATCGCGAGCGCATCCACGGCCCCGCCGGGCTCGACCTCGGCGCGGAGGGTCCCGAGGAGATCGCGCAGGCGATCGTCGCCGAGATCGTCGCGGCGAGGCACGCACGCAAGGGCGGCCTCCTGAGGGAACGCCCGGGCCCGATCCACGACCGTCCGGCGCCCGGCACCGAGGCTCGCTGA
- a CDS encoding GNAT family N-acetyltransferase has product MQVRTATQLDVETMCDIFFESYNDLHRRYGLSEEDPADRRWLADALSHVLRTDPKGTMLAIDDGTPAAFATSYLRDSYWFLSFLFVSPDAQGRGVGKALLGAVLPPEGDGITRALVVESFQPISTGLYAGHGITPRGVRYVLTGVTDPARLPEIGAGMEVADLTADGIAEMSELDRRHLGFSRAADHGWWLRSEMTAHEYRREGSLVGYAYVDEEDIVGPALGEDDATVCAIVADLVRRAEHPETLKVPVYGNNAELFRMLVRAGARIEPSDFRFFYCSTGDALPPAYIHYAGYMA; this is encoded by the coding sequence ATGCAGGTCCGAACGGCAACCCAGCTGGACGTGGAGACGATGTGCGACATCTTCTTCGAGTCATACAACGACCTGCATCGTCGGTACGGCCTTTCCGAGGAGGACCCTGCTGACCGGCGGTGGCTAGCGGACGCCCTCAGCCACGTGCTCCGTACGGACCCGAAAGGCACGATGCTCGCGATCGACGACGGGACGCCGGCCGCGTTCGCAACGTCGTACTTGCGCGACTCGTACTGGTTCCTGTCGTTCCTCTTCGTGAGCCCCGATGCGCAGGGTCGAGGCGTCGGGAAGGCCTTGCTCGGCGCGGTGCTGCCACCGGAGGGAGATGGGATCACGCGGGCGCTGGTGGTGGAGTCGTTCCAGCCGATCTCGACAGGTCTCTACGCCGGACACGGCATCACCCCCCGGGGCGTGCGCTACGTGCTGACCGGCGTGACGGATCCCGCACGACTGCCCGAGATCGGTGCCGGTATGGAGGTCGCAGACCTCACGGCGGACGGGATCGCGGAGATGAGCGAGCTGGACCGTCGGCATCTGGGCTTCTCGCGGGCCGCCGACCACGGGTGGTGGCTGCGATCAGAGATGACGGCGCACGAGTACCGACGCGAAGGTTCGCTGGTCGGCTACGCGTACGTCGACGAGGAGGACATCGTTGGCCCCGCGCTCGGCGAGGACGACGCCACGGTGTGCGCGATCGTGGCCGACCTGGTGCGTCGCGCCGAGCATCCCGAGACGCTCAAGGTACCTGTCTACGGGAACAACGCCGAGCTCTTCCGCATGCTCGTGCGCGCCGGGGCACGTATCGAGCCGAGCGACTTCCGATTTTTCTACTGCTCGACTGGCGACGCTTTGCCACCGGCCTACATCCACTACGCGGGCTACATGGCCTGA
- a CDS encoding xanthine dehydrogenase family protein subunit M: MLPSSFEYHRPTTIDEALDLLASLGDDAKVLAGGQSLIPMMKLRFAAPAHLVDINRIEGLDAIEETGEELHIGALVRHNQLAGSDLIRSKYPMIAAAAPQIADPLVRNLGTIGGSLTHCDPSGDLGAVTLAANARVVLKSKDGEREVPVTEFLADTFQSSIAPNELLTKIRITSPTGAYGGTYLKLERKIGDYATVAVATRLMMSNGSIGTAGIGLTSVGLTNIKATAAEDALVGQAPSQELFAEAGRLAAAASSPVSDVRGSEQYKRHMVEVYVRRGLTRSAEMAGAA, encoded by the coding sequence ATGTTGCCTTCCAGCTTCGAGTACCACCGGCCGACCACGATCGACGAGGCGCTCGACCTGCTCGCGTCGCTCGGTGACGACGCGAAGGTGCTGGCCGGCGGCCAGAGCCTGATCCCGATGATGAAGTTACGGTTCGCGGCGCCCGCCCACCTCGTCGACATCAACCGCATCGAGGGCCTCGACGCGATCGAGGAGACGGGCGAGGAGCTGCATATCGGTGCGCTCGTCCGCCACAACCAGCTCGCCGGTTCCGATCTGATCCGCTCGAAGTACCCGATGATCGCGGCCGCCGCGCCGCAGATCGCGGACCCCCTCGTGCGCAACCTGGGCACGATCGGCGGTTCGCTCACCCACTGCGACCCGAGCGGCGACCTCGGCGCCGTGACGCTCGCGGCGAACGCGCGCGTGGTGCTGAAGAGCAAGGACGGCGAGCGCGAGGTGCCGGTCACCGAGTTCCTCGCCGACACGTTCCAGTCGTCGATCGCACCGAACGAGCTGCTCACGAAGATCCGCATCACGTCGCCGACCGGTGCCTACGGCGGCACGTACCTGAAGCTCGAGCGGAAGATCGGTGACTACGCGACGGTGGCGGTCGCGACCAGGCTGATGATGTCGAACGGCTCGATCGGCACCGCCGGCATCGGCCTCACGAGCGTCGGGCTCACGAACATCAAGGCGACCGCCGCCGAGGACGCGCTCGTCGGCCAGGCTCCGAGCCAGGAGCTGTTCGCCGAGGCCGGCCGGCTCGCCGCCGCGGCCTCCAGCCCGGTGAGCGACGTGCGCGGCAGCGAGCAGTACAAACGGCACATGGTCGAGGTCTACGTACGGCGCGGGCTCACACGCTCCGCCGAGATGGCCGGCGCGGCCTGA
- a CDS encoding nucleotidyltransferase family protein has translation MITGVVLAAGEGRRFGGTKQLATVGGKPLAQHAIDALAEAGVDELLVVTGHDAGAVEQTLTLPDEGRFVHNPVFRDGQATSLAAAFHEVDDESEASVVLMADQPGITADDVRTLIERFRATRKQIVRLRFTDGPGPALLSREIYAEAGHLHGDVGARVLIASHPEWVEDVAIARPAPSDVDTPADLERG, from the coding sequence GTGATCACCGGCGTCGTGCTCGCGGCCGGTGAGGGGCGCCGGTTCGGCGGCACGAAGCAGCTCGCCACCGTCGGCGGGAAGCCGCTCGCCCAACACGCGATCGACGCGCTCGCCGAGGCCGGCGTCGACGAGTTGCTCGTGGTGACGGGCCACGACGCCGGCGCCGTCGAGCAGACACTCACGCTTCCCGACGAAGGACGCTTCGTGCACAACCCCGTGTTCCGTGACGGACAGGCGACGTCGCTCGCGGCCGCCTTCCACGAGGTCGACGACGAGAGCGAAGCCAGCGTCGTGCTGATGGCGGATCAACCCGGCATCACCGCCGACGACGTGCGGACCCTGATCGAGCGGTTCCGCGCGACGCGCAAGCAGATCGTTCGTCTCCGGTTCACCGACGGCCCCGGCCCAGCGCTCCTGAGTCGCGAGATCTACGCGGAAGCGGGCCACCTGCACGGCGATGTCGGCGCCCGCGTGCTGATCGCGAGCCACCCCGAGTGGGTCGAGGACGTCGCGATCGCACGCCCGGCACCGAGCGACGTCGACACCCCAGCGGACCTCGAACGAGGGTGA
- the ugpC gene encoding sn-glycerol-3-phosphate ABC transporter ATP-binding protein UgpC, with amino-acid sequence MADIVLDRVSKVFGTDVVAVNDVSLEIGDGEFMVLVGPSGCGKSTILRILAGLEEVTAGEISIGGTQVTDLPPKDRDIAMVFQNYALYPHMTVEQNLGFGLRLRKTPKGEQRTRVADAARILGLVPLMGRKPAELSGGQRQRVAMGRAMVREPRAFLMDEPLSNLDAKLRVQMRAELSRLHERLGTTTVYVTHDQVEAMTLGQRVSVLKDGVLQQVDTPQNLYNHPANLFVAAFIGSPPMNLVEADVSEKTISFGGFSLPRQDSDGLQDRVGGRVILGIRPSDLEDCDVWHTEDLPTLEVRAEVTEELGSEVNIIFPVEAPPVLTEDVIAAASDESDHDNIPLIADEQQVCRFCARVDARTHCRPGDTVRLSVDPARFHFFDRESGLAVGARSSAPVGA; translated from the coding sequence ATGGCCGACATCGTGCTGGACCGCGTCTCGAAGGTCTTCGGCACCGACGTCGTCGCCGTGAATGACGTATCACTCGAGATCGGTGACGGGGAGTTCATGGTCCTCGTCGGACCGTCGGGGTGCGGCAAGTCCACGATCCTGCGCATCCTCGCCGGACTCGAGGAGGTCACAGCCGGCGAGATCTCCATCGGGGGAACGCAGGTGACCGACCTGCCGCCGAAGGACCGCGACATCGCGATGGTGTTCCAGAACTACGCGCTCTACCCGCACATGACGGTCGAGCAGAACCTCGGCTTCGGCCTGCGGCTGCGAAAGACCCCGAAGGGTGAACAACGCACGCGGGTCGCCGACGCCGCGAGGATCCTGGGCCTGGTCCCGCTCATGGGCCGTAAGCCCGCGGAACTCTCGGGCGGCCAGCGGCAGCGCGTCGCGATGGGTCGGGCGATGGTCCGAGAGCCTCGTGCCTTCCTCATGGACGAGCCGTTGTCCAACCTCGACGCGAAGCTGCGCGTCCAGATGCGAGCGGAGCTCTCCCGCCTGCACGAGCGTCTCGGCACGACCACGGTGTATGTGACCCATGATCAGGTCGAGGCGATGACGCTTGGCCAGCGGGTCTCGGTGCTGAAGGACGGTGTCCTCCAGCAGGTCGACACGCCGCAGAACCTCTACAACCACCCGGCGAACCTCTTCGTCGCCGCCTTCATCGGCTCACCGCCCATGAACCTGGTCGAAGCTGACGTGAGCGAGAAGACGATCTCCTTCGGCGGCTTTTCGCTGCCGCGCCAGGACTCCGACGGGCTCCAGGACCGCGTTGGAGGCCGGGTGATCCTGGGCATCCGTCCCTCGGACCTCGAGGACTGCGACGTCTGGCACACCGAGGACCTCCCGACCCTCGAGGTGCGCGCCGAGGTGACGGAGGAACTGGGCTCGGAGGTGAACATCATCTTCCCCGTCGAGGCCCCGCCCGTGCTGACCGAAGACGTGATCGCCGCGGCCAGTGACGAGTCGGACCACGACAACATCCCGCTGATCGCCGACGAGCAGCAGGTGTGCCGGTTCTGCGCGCGCGTGGACGCCCGCACGCACTGCAGGCCGGGCGACACCGTGCGTCTGTCAGTTGACCCGGCTCGGTTCCACTTCTTCGACCGGGAGAGCGGTCTCGCGGTCGGCGCGCGGAGCTCGGCGCCCGTCGGGGCGTGA